The following are encoded in a window of Rubellicoccus peritrichatus genomic DNA:
- a CDS encoding aminotransferase class IV: MSNITIIQSGEAVSLDPTGSGFAHGCGVFETMKLADGQLCFWEAHWARLSYSAETLGLTHDCTIDRMQEALSELVRKDSIREGTLKISLLQDGTDTRFVIYARPTTQAPDSVRLRLDKTNPLNAESALAGHKTHNYMESMLLLKSCRASGYFDVIRLNTSGFLAETTISNFFFIKNDQLYTPALHTGILPGIIREEVIKLTKQLSITVKTGDIPVEEIEGANAFFLTNSSVGILPVDQIDGDGIQFKADSTQHPVVEKLSLILAQSEQENSQILI; this comes from the coding sequence ATGTCGAACATTACAATCATACAGTCTGGTGAAGCGGTCTCACTTGATCCGACAGGGTCAGGATTCGCTCATGGCTGTGGTGTTTTTGAAACAATGAAACTCGCCGATGGCCAGTTGTGTTTCTGGGAGGCGCATTGGGCGCGGCTTAGTTATTCAGCTGAAACCCTCGGGCTGACTCACGACTGCACCATTGATCGTATGCAGGAGGCATTAAGCGAGCTTGTTCGTAAAGACAGCATACGCGAAGGAACACTCAAGATTTCCCTGCTTCAAGATGGCACTGATACACGCTTTGTCATCTATGCCCGCCCAACAACTCAAGCCCCCGATTCCGTTCGGCTTCGATTAGACAAGACGAACCCTTTGAATGCAGAATCCGCTCTCGCTGGCCACAAGACGCACAATTACATGGAAAGCATGTTGCTGTTAAAATCGTGTCGTGCATCAGGCTATTTTGATGTGATTCGATTGAATACATCTGGATTTTTAGCAGAAACCACAATCAGTAACTTTTTCTTTATCAAGAACGACCAGCTCTACACCCCTGCCCTACATACCGGCATCCTTCCCGGAATTATTCGAGAGGAAGTGATTAAACTGACAAAACAGCTTTCCATAACCGTAAAAACCGGCGACATCCCTGTCGAAGAAATAGAAGGCGCCAATGCCTTTTTCCTGACGAATTCTTCTGTCGGAATTCTGCCGGTTGATCAAATTGACGGCGACGGCATTCAATTCAAAGCAGATAGTACCCAACATCCAGTTGTTGAAAAATTAAGTCTGATTCTCGCACAAAGCGAACAGGAGAATTCACAAATTTTGATATAA
- the pabB gene encoding aminodeoxychorismate synthase component I, whose amino-acid sequence MFPKVIELASPPSVDCLIEQFGSRRLPFVLDSSLSNDGLGQFSFFGADPFLVFTGKDGQYETQSPDGTESLVGDGLAIMRDLMSQHKIDNNQPIPFCGGAVGFLSYDYGRQIERVPQLAEDDRDVPDLHFGFYDGIAALNHETGILSLIALGIRADPDLVLAELKAIIESPFKKSGEAPIQRHGEWQWNMSHETFLNTVERVRSYIASGDVYQVNLSQRARCSYEGNAIQLYQALRNGNPAPYSAYIDTGELAILSTSPEQLIRKQGRQLETRPIKGTRPRGANTEEDQRNANALLCSEKDRAELLMIVDLERNDLGRVAEIGSVKVDQLYHLEHYARVIHQTAQVKAQLAEDRDIFDCIKALFPGGSITGAPKIRAMEIIEELEPTRRGAYTGSVGYIGFDGNAELNIAIRSLHLKDGFLDYQVGSGIVWDSDPESEYQETLDKGRAIRETIDKLCQLGTMT is encoded by the coding sequence GGCCTCGCCTCCGTCGGTGGATTGCTTGATCGAGCAATTCGGCTCGCGGCGGCTGCCTTTTGTCCTCGACAGTTCCTTGTCGAATGACGGGCTCGGCCAGTTCAGTTTCTTTGGAGCAGATCCCTTCCTGGTCTTCACTGGCAAAGATGGACAATACGAAACACAGTCGCCAGATGGCACAGAATCTTTGGTCGGCGATGGACTTGCCATTATGCGCGATCTGATGAGTCAGCACAAAATTGACAACAATCAGCCTATCCCCTTCTGCGGTGGCGCGGTTGGCTTTCTGAGCTATGACTACGGGAGGCAAATCGAACGTGTGCCTCAACTGGCAGAAGATGACCGTGATGTGCCCGACCTGCACTTTGGTTTTTACGATGGCATTGCCGCGCTCAATCATGAGACAGGCATACTCAGTCTGATCGCCTTGGGAATTCGAGCCGACCCCGATCTCGTTTTAGCCGAGCTTAAAGCCATCATCGAAAGTCCATTTAAAAAATCGGGAGAAGCCCCAATACAAAGACATGGTGAGTGGCAATGGAACATGAGCCACGAAACTTTTCTGAACACGGTCGAGCGCGTTCGCAGCTACATTGCGAGCGGAGATGTTTATCAAGTAAACCTATCGCAACGCGCGCGTTGTTCATACGAAGGAAACGCCATCCAACTTTACCAGGCATTGCGAAACGGAAACCCCGCCCCCTACTCCGCTTATATTGATACGGGAGAACTGGCCATTCTCTCGACATCACCAGAGCAGCTCATTCGCAAACAAGGCAGGCAGCTCGAAACACGCCCGATCAAGGGTACCCGCCCCCGCGGGGCCAATACCGAGGAAGATCAGCGCAACGCAAATGCTCTCTTATGCTCGGAAAAAGACCGGGCGGAATTGCTCATGATTGTAGACCTTGAGCGCAATGACCTCGGTCGAGTCGCGGAGATAGGTAGCGTCAAAGTCGATCAATTGTATCACCTGGAACATTACGCCCGTGTCATTCATCAGACCGCCCAGGTCAAAGCGCAACTGGCAGAAGATCGTGATATTTTTGATTGTATCAAGGCTCTGTTTCCCGGTGGATCCATCACTGGAGCACCCAAAATTCGTGCCATGGAAATCATCGAAGAACTGGAACCAACTCGACGCGGAGCCTATACCGGTTCAGTCGGATATATTGGATTCGATGGCAACGCCGAGCTCAACATTGCCATCCGCAGCCTTCACTTAAAGGACGGCTTTCTCGACTATCAGGTCGGCAGTGGTATTGTCTGGGATTCAGACCCGGAAAGCGAATACCAGGAAACCTTGGACAAAGGACGTGCCATCCGAGAAACGATCGATAAGCTGTGTCAGCTTGGAACAATGACGTAG